A region of Muntiacus reevesi chromosome 11, mMunRee1.1, whole genome shotgun sequence DNA encodes the following proteins:
- the CHAMP1 gene encoding chromosome alignment-maintaining phosphoprotein 1 — MEVFQELRKTSARLECDHCNFRGTDYENVQIHMGTVHPEFCDEMDAGGLGKMIFYQKSAKLFHCHKCFFTSKMYSNVYYHITSKHSATEKWNEKPKNQFNKEAEPVKSPPLPEHQKAASSSAELLKPLPALSIETQKLGPVTSPESPEPAPLPSLDSQKPAPVVSPKPQTPSLPSPEPSKPAPVSSELPKPAPLVSESQKLVPVPSPEPQKLAPVSPEPVKATLTNPKAQKHSHFPETLVPPSAPSPESPVLAASPEPWGPSPTASPESRKPARTLSPEPRMLSPSASPEPWKPFSAVSPEPRRPAPAVSPGSWKPGPPGSPRSWKSSPSAASGPWKPAKPAPSVSPGPWKPIPSVSPGPWKPAPSVSPASWKSSSVSSGSWKSPPASPESWKSGPPELRKTAPTLSPEHWKTVPPVSPELRKPGPTLSPEIRSPAGSPELRKPSGSPELWKFSPDQRKTSPASVDFPESQKSSRGGSPDLWKSSFFIEPQKPVFPEIRKPSPSGPSESPKAVSDIWKPVLSIDTEPRKPSLFSESAKAAPPASPEPRKRALFSEPRKHAPFPELPKSAIFSESQKAVELGDELQADAIDDQKCDVLVQEELMATPKKLLEDTLFPSSKKLKKDNQENSDAELSSSEYIKTDLDAIDSKGQESSSDQEQVDVESIDFSKENKMDITSPEQSKNVLQFTEEKEAFISEEEIAKYMKRGKGKYYCKICCCRAMKKGAVLHHLVNKHNVHSPYKCTICGKAFLLESLLKNHVAAHGQSLLKCPRCNFESNFPRGFKKHLTHCQSRHNEEANKKLMEALEPALEEQQI; from the coding sequence ATGGAAGTATTCCAGGAACTTCGTAAGACGTCGGCACGTTTGGAGTGTGACCACTGCAATTTCAGAGGCACAGATTATGAAAATGTACAAATCCACATGGGTACCGTCCATCCAGAATTTTGTGATGAAATGGATGCCGGTGGGTTAGGTAAAATGATATTTTACCAGAAAAGTGCAAAGCTGTTCCACTGCCATAAATGCTTTTTTACCAGCAAGATGTACTCTAATGTATACTATCACATCACATCCAAACATTCGGCCACAGAGAAATGGAATGAGAAACCAAAAAATCAGTTCAACAAAGAAGCAGAACCTGTGAAAAGCCCCCCTCTTCCTGAACACCAGAAAGCGGCCTCCAGTTCAGCAGAGCTCCTGAAACCTCTCCCTGCCCTTTCTATAGAAACACAGAAACTTGGCCCAGTTACGTCTCCAGAATCACCAGAAcctgctcctcttccttccttggaCTCTCAGAAGCCTGCCCCCGTTGTTTCTCCTAAGCCACAGAcaccttcccttccttctcctgaGCCTTCAAAACCGGCCCCTGTTTCTTCTGAACTTCCAAAACCAGCCCCTCTTGTTTCTGAATCTCAGAAACTAGtccctgttccttctccagaaccacagaaacttgctcctgtgtctcctgaaccaGTAAAGGCCACTCTGACTAATCCCAAAGCCCAGAAACACTCCCATTTCCCAGAAACATTGGTGCCGCCTTCAGCCCCATCCCCCGAGTCACCAGTGCTAGCTGCCTCCCCAGAACCTTGGGGACCATCCCCAACTGCATCTCCAGAGTCTCGGAAGCCAGCCCGGACTCTCTCCCCTGAGCCAAGGATGCTGTCCCCATCAGCGTCTCCTGAACCTTGGAAGCCGTTCTCTGCTGTCTCCCCAGAGCCTCGGAGGCCAGCCCCAGCTGTGTCACCAGGCTCTTGGAAGCCAGGGCCACCTGGATCCCCCAGGTCTTGGAAATCCAGTCCATCAGCAGCATCAGGGCCTTGGAAGCCAGCTAAACCTGCTCCATCTGTGTCTCCTGGACCTTGGAAACCAATTCCTTCTGTATCACCTGGACCTTGGAAACCAGCTCCATCTGTGTCCCCCGCCTCCTGGAAGTCTTCATCAGTCTCCTCTGGTTCCTGGAAAtctcctcctgcatctcctgagtcctGGAAGTCTGGCCCACCAGAGCTGCGAAAGACCGCTCCCACCTTGTCACCTGAACACTGGAAGACAGTTCCTCCAGTGTCTCCTGAGCTTCGCAAACCAGGCCCAACACTGTCCCCAGAGATCCGGAGTCCAGCAGGATCTCCAGAACTCAGAAAGCCCTCAGGGTCTCCAGAACTTTGGAAGTTTTCTCCTGATCAGCGGAAAACATCTCCTGCTTCAGTTGATTTTCCTGAGTCCCAGAAAAGTTCCCGTGGTGGTTCCCCTGATCTCTGGAAGTCTTCCTTCTTCATCGAACCTCAGAAACCTGTCTTCCCTGAGATCCGGAAACCAAGTCCTTCTGGGCCATCTGAGTCCCCAAAAGCAGTCTCTGATATCTGGAAACCTGTTCTCTCTATCGATACTGAGCCTAGAAAGCCTTCCCTGTTTTCTGAGTCTGCCAAAGCCgcccctcctgcttctcctgaaCCACGAAAACGTGCTCTTTTTTCAGAGCCCCGGAAGCATGCCCCTTTCCCTGAACTTCCAAAATCTGCCATCTTCTCGGAGTCTCAGAAGGCAGTTGAGCTTGGTGATGAACTCCAGGCAGATGCCATAGATGATCAAAAGTGTGATGTTTTAGTTCAGGAAGAACTAATGGCTACACCTAAGAAACTCTTAGAAGacactttatttccttcctcaaAGAAGCTCAAGAAAGACAACCAAGAGAACTCTGATGCTGAGCTTAGTAGCAGTGAGTATATAAAAACAGATTTGGATGCGATAGATAGTAAGGGTCAAGAATCAAGCAGTGATCAAGAGCAGGTTGATGTGGAATCTATTGATTTTAGTAAAGAGAACAAAATGGACATTACTAGTCCAGAGCAATCCAAAAATGTATTGCAGTTTACCGAAGAAAAAGAGGCTTTTATCTCTGAAGAAGAGATTGCAAAATACATGAAGCGTGGAAAAGGAAAGTATTATTGCAAAATCTGTTGCTGTCGCGCGATGAAAAAAGGAGCTGTTTTGCATCATTTGGTTAACAAGCATAATGTCCATAGTCCTTACAAATGTACAATTTGTGGAAAGGCTTTTCTTCTGGAATCTCTCCTTAAAAATCATGTAGCTGCTCATGGGCAAAGTTTGCTTAAATGTCCACGTTGTAATTTTGAATCAAATTTTCCAAGAGGCTTTAAGAAACATTTAACTCATTGTCAAAGCCGGCATAATGAGGAAGCAAATAAAAAGCTGATGGAAGCTCTGGAACCTGCACTGGAGGAGCagcaaatctga